The genomic DNA TCGCGCAGCATCACCCTAATGGTCAGCAGGTCGTCGTAGCGGGCGGGGCGACGAAAGCGGGTTTGCAGCTCGCCCACGGGCATTCCTACCCCCTGCCCTTCGAGGTCTTTGTAGCGAATGCCCAGCTGGCGGAACGACTCGGTGCGGGCCACCTCAAAATAGGCCGCGTAGTTGCCATGATAGACATAGCCCATCTGGTCGGTTTCGGCGTAGCGCACGCGAATTTGGATATCAGCCTGGTACATAGGCACAAATAGAAGGTGGGCTAATCATGCCGCTTTGGTTGCTTAACCAGGAAAAAACATGATTCATCCACGAAAAAACTGCTTTAAACCAAAAACCTCCAACAGTCCGATTTGACTGATTAGCTTTGTGCCTAGTTAAGCTTATCCTAACTTTTATACACCCGGCAGTTGGATGAACACTTCTCCTCATTTTCGCTATTACCTTGCCTTCGTGCTGCTTACGCTGCTTGGCCTGGTGGTGCGCGTGCAAAGCGCGGCTGGGCCGGAAGGCGCGGCAGGAGTTAAACATACCGTGGCGGCAGCACCGCGCGGCAGCTCGCCGGCTACGACCCAGCACCCGCGGTAGCTGCGGCCAACTGGAGAAAAGGAGAAGCTGGATATTCCCTACCCCATCCCAACCAGCAAGCCGGCGCGGAGCGCACTGGTTCGCACCTTACAGGATACCCGCCCGCGTCAGCGCGGCCTGGTAGCGATGGGCATTCACGAGGTGCTGCTGCTGGGTGGCGGCGAAGGCGTGGTAGCCGCTGAAGTCGTCCTTGGCGCAGAAGTAGAGGTAGTCGTTTTGCTCGGGGTGCAGCACGGCGTCGATGCTGGCGATGCTGGGCAAGTTGATGGGGCCGGGGGGTAGGCCAGCGTACTTATACGTATTATAAGGAGAGTCTTTTTGCAGGTGCACGTTGAGCACGCGCTTAATGCCAAAGTCGCCGTTGGCGTACACCACGGTGGGGTCGGCCTGCAATTTCATGCCGCGCTTGAGGCGGTTGAGGTACACGCCCGCGATGCGGGGGCGCTCGTCGGCGTGCTGCTGCTGCTCGGCCTCCACGATGCTGGCCAGGGTGCTCACCTGCACGCGGGTGAGGCCCAGCTTTTCGCGGGCCGCGTCGCGGGCAGGCGTCCAGAACTTATCGTATTCCGACTTCATGCGCTGCATCAGGTTCTGGGCCGAGGTGTTCCAATACAACTCGTAGGTGTTGGGGATGAACATGGTGAGCACCGTAATCGTGTCGAAGCCCAGACTGCGGGTATAATTGGGGCTGCTCAGCAGTGAGTCGATTTGCTGAGGGCGGGCGTCAATCTGCTTGGAGAGCTTGGAGGCCAGCTCGCGGCGCAGGCGCACGTTGGTGAACGTGAGTTTGAGCGGCTTTTGGCGTCCCGACTTCAGTAGGTTGATTACCTGACGGTTGGTGGAGTTGTTGACCAACTCGTAGCGGCCGGGCTTCACGGCGCCGGGCTTGTTGTAGCCCATCATCTTACCCACAAAATACAGCGAGAGGTGGTCGATAACCGCGCCGCTTTTCTCGACGTGGGCCAGCGCTTTCTGCCAATTATCGCCGCGCCGGATATAGACGTAGGTCGGCCGGTCCTTGGTATCGATGTTGGGGTTGAAAAAAACCTGATAGAAATAATAGGAAAAACACACCAGTAGCAGGCCGAGTATCACGCTTATGGTGCCGTAGCGGTTGCGGCGCTTGATGGCCTCCGCGCGATACTCGAAGGCGGACTTTATGACAGGTTCAGACATGGATTGAAAAATAAAGTGGGCGAAATTAACCCCCGGCTGGCTCTCCTACCCCCAGCGCCGCAAATAACTCGCGCGCCGTTGGCTTATAGCGCTTAGCTACTGCCAAGGGGAGCGGCCAAAACCGCCCGCCGTAGTACCTTGCCCACTCGAACGGGCTACGCCGGCTACCTGTTCCTTATTTTATATAAAATCTCTTTTCTGCCTTATGTCCGCTACCCTGCTCCGCATCCACCCCGATAATCCGCCCCAAAACCGCATTTTGCAGGTAGTAGAAGTGCTGCGCAAGGGAGGGCTTATTATTTACCCCACCGATACGGTTTATGGCATTGGCTGCGATATCAACAACGTGAAAGCGGTTGAGAAGCTCTGCCGCATCAAGGGCTTAAAGCCTGAGAAAGCTAACCTTAGCTTTATTTGCCACGATTTGTCGCACATCAGTGACTACGCGCACGGCATTACTACCCCCGTTTTTAAGGTTATTAAGAAGGCCCTACCCGGTCCGTTTACCTTTATCTTCGAAGCTAGCCCCAATGCCCCGCGCTACGGCGGCGTGAAGCGCAGCACGGTGGGTATTCGGGTGCCCGACAATCAGATTGTGCGCCAGATAGTGAAAGAATTTGGTACGCCCATCGTGAGCACGTCGGTGCGCGAAAGCGCGGAGACGCTGGTAGAATACGTGACCGACCCCGACCTGATTTTTGAGAAATACCGCTCGCTCGTGGACCTCGTCATTGACGGCGGCTATGGCGGCAACGAGCCCAGCACCATCGTCGATTGCACCAACGACGATTTCGAGCTGGTGCGCCAGGGCCTGGGCGACATCGAGCAGTTTCTGTAAGCGGTGAAATGGTGAGGTGGTAAGTAACTGCTGTTACGCAGTGAGTAGATGAGTAAGGGTGGCCAGGAGGTAATTAAACGCTTCTAGTTACCCTTACTCATTTACTCACCTACTCATTTACTGGCCGCTTGTGTTTCCAGCGGCGGTGCGTCCAGAGGTACTGCTCGGGGGCGGCTTGAATATCGGCGGCCAGCATCTGCACGAATGAGGCGATAATCGGGTAGTGGGCAGCATCCAGGCTGAGGTCAGTAGTGACCTCGCTACCAGGTAATTCCATAAAGGTGATGGTATAATAGCCGCGCTTCACCCGCCGGGTGCTGGCAAAAAGTACTACGGCGTTGAATTGTGGCGTCAGGCGGTCGATACTGGTGTAGAAGCCGGCCGGCCGATGCAGGAAGTCGGTCCAGTACGGGCGGTCGTCGGGGCCAGCGGCCTGGTCCGATACCAAGCTCAGGATTTGGCCTTGGCCCCGGTGGGCTACCAGGTACCGCAATGTGCTAAGCATTGGGACTACCTCGGCTCCCAGGCGCATGCGCAAGTGGCGCACGAAGTACTCAAAAAACTTGTTGCTCAGCGGCTTATAAACGCCAGCCACCTGCCCTGGAAACCTGGCCGCAGCCCCGGCCAGCACCCATTCCCAGTTGCCCATGTGCGAGCCGACGCCCAACACCTGGCGTCCCTGGGCCAGATAGCCGCCCAGCAATTCAGGATTAGTAAAGTGCATACGGCGTTGCAGTTCGGCCGCACTGATGCTGCCTAGCTTCAGAATTTCGACTACTATCTGCGCGAAGTGCCAGTAAAACTGCCGCCCGATATTCCGGATTTCCGCCGCTGACTTTTCGGGAAAAGCGTGGCTGAGATTATCCAGCACTACTTTTTGGCGATAATGCACCACGTAGGCCAGCAGCCAGTATATGACCCTGGCAACTGCGTAGAGCACACCCAGCGGCAGGCTGGCCACGGCCACCAGCCCGGCGGTGAGCAGCCGGTAGTACCACGGTAGCGAGGGGGGGGTAGGGCTCATCGGGGCACGGCGGCCCCGGCCGGGGCATACTCGGTAAGGCTGCGCGCGCCGCTTTGGCTTTGAGTGGCGAGCACTTTCTTGGTAGCCGCGTCGCGGGCCTCGATGGTGAGGGTGAAGGGCCCGGCCGGAATTGGCCCGAGCGGCAACTGGCCCACCACGGCCGTGGGCCGGCCGGCCTGCGTGGTTACGAGGGGCGCGTCGGCGTCGGCGGCGGTGCCGTCGGGGGCAGCCAGGTGGTAGTGCAGGCGCACCGAGCGGCCGGCGGGCACCTGGTTTAGCTCGGTGTAGAAGAAGACGTTATCGGCCCCGCGGCCGTAGTAGCCGCCGGCCGCGCGGGTCAGCAGGTAGCCCCCGCGGTTGAAAACGCTCTGGGCGCTGGCCTTGGCGGCGGGCCGGGCCAGGAACACGAGGTCGCTGAAAGCGGGGCCCTTCGGCTCAGCAATGACGATGGGCAGCTCCACGGTGGTTTCGCCGTTGGCGGCTTTGTACTGGTCGCGGATGCGCCCACGCAGCGTGTAGGTGCCATCGGGCAGGGCCACGCGCTTGAGAAAGCTCAGCGGGTTTTTGATGGCAATGGTGGTATCGCTGAGCACGGGCGGCTTTAGCGTCACGGTTTCCTGCCAGGCGGTGGTGCCGTCGGCTTTCAAAATGGTCAAATCAACTACCGCCGACGATTGAAACGACCGGGGCGCCCGCTGCCGGTAGGTGAGCGGCTGGGTCGGCACCGATACCGAAATCTCGATTTCGCCGCCTTTCTGCACCTGGTCGAGGTTGCGAAACCTGGCCACCCGGAGCAGCAGCTGCGGCGGGCCGGCCTGGGCACCGAGGCTGGCCGCCAGGACCAGCGAAAGAGAGAGGGGTAGGAAACGCATAGGGACAAAAATAAGCAATTGGTCTGCGCCGGGGCCATTATCGTGCCGCGGCTGCCAGGCAACGCACCCAGCGCCGGGCGCTCCCTACCCCCCTGCGGCGGGCCAAAGCCGGCTGGCCACTCCGCGCGGCGCGGCTACCTTGCGGCCATGTCCGTTGTCCTGACCGAGTTGCATTACCTGCCATCTATTCCGTTTTTTCAGCAGCTGCTCCAGGCTGATGAGCTGCTGCTCGATGCTCACGAGCACTACCACAAGCAGACGTACCGCAACCGCTGCCTCGTGCTCACGGTGCAGGGCCCGCAGCCGCTCACGGTACCGGTAGTTGATGGTGCCCGCGCCGCGAAGGTGCGCACCAGCGAAATCGAGATTGACTACCGCCAGAACTGGCGGCACCGCCATTTTCGCACTCTGCAAACCGCCTACGGGGCCTCGCCGTATTTTGGCTACTACGCTGATTATTTGCAGGATATCTACGCCCAAAAGCCCGCCCGGCTCTGGGAGTTGAACCTAGCTTTTCTCCAACTGTTATTCCGCTGCCTTCGCTGGCCGCTGGCCGTGCAACTCACGCAAGACTACCTCCCCCCAATCTCACTGAATCACTCAATCACGAACTCACCGCTCGACCGGCGCGACTTTCTGACACCCAAAGCTATGCCGGCCGGGTCCGAACCTGACAGACCGTCGCCCCGGCCCTACCCCCAGGTATTTGGTACCGCATTTGTACCAAACCTTAGCGTATTGGACTTGCTATTTATGCAAGGGCCGCGGGCGGGGCAGTTTTTGTAGGCCTGGGAGAAGGTCAATTTTATTTTGTCCGAACCTTCGCTCCCAGGCGCTTGTTTTTCAAATATTCCGCTTTCCTTTACGTATCTGCGTAGCGTAACTATTCAGGCCGTTTTCGGTACAGCTACTATCTGCGTCTTATTTATATCTTGCTTGCATGGAAGCTAAATTTTCAAACCGCGTCAAGGAGGTTATTTCCTTGAGCCGGGAGGAGGCCATCCGGCTGGGCCACGACTACATCGGCACTGAGCACCTGCTCCTGGGCATGATTCGCGAAGGCGAAGGCACGGCCCT from Hymenobacter psoromatis includes the following:
- a CDS encoding thioesterase; the encoded protein is MYQADIQIRVRYAETDQMGYVYHGNYAAYFEVARTESFRQLGIRYKDLEGQGVGMPVGELQTRFRRPARYDDLLTIRVMLRELTEGSRVKFEYEIRNEAGEVLTVGYTLMVFVSTADGRPVPIPASVREKLAPYFADADADRPLGSGRANPGDAPAPATFGK
- a CDS encoding aminodeoxychorismate lyase: MKRRNRYGTISVILGLLLVCFSYYFYQVFFNPNIDTKDRPTYVYIRRGDNWQKALAHVEKSGAVIDHLSLYFVGKMMGYNKPGAVKPGRYELVNNSTNRQVINLLKSGRQKPLKLTFTNVRLRRELASKLSKQIDARPQQIDSLLSSPNYTRSLGFDTITVLTMFIPNTYELYWNTSAQNLMQRMKSEYDKFWTPARDAAREKLGLTRVQVSTLASIVEAEQQQHADERPRIAGVYLNRLKRGMKLQADPTVVYANGDFGIKRVLNVHLQKDSPYNTYKYAGLPPGPINLPSIASIDAVLHPEQNDYLYFCAKDDFSGYHAFAATQQQHLVNAHRYQAALTRAGIL
- a CDS encoding threonylcarbamoyl-AMP synthase; the encoded protein is MSATLLRIHPDNPPQNRILQVVEVLRKGGLIIYPTDTVYGIGCDINNVKAVEKLCRIKGLKPEKANLSFICHDLSHISDYAHGITTPVFKVIKKALPGPFTFIFEASPNAPRYGGVKRSTVGIRVPDNQIVRQIVKEFGTPIVSTSVRESAETLVEYVTDPDLIFEKYRSLVDLVIDGGYGGNEPSTIVDCTNDDFELVRQGLGDIEQFL
- a CDS encoding lauroyl acyltransferase, which gives rise to MVAVASLPLGVLYAVARVIYWLLAYVVHYRQKVVLDNLSHAFPEKSAAEIRNIGRQFYWHFAQIVVEILKLGSISAAELQRRMHFTNPELLGGYLAQGRQVLGVGSHMGNWEWVLAGAAARFPGQVAGVYKPLSNKFFEYFVRHLRMRLGAEVVPMLSTLRYLVAHRGQGQILSLVSDQAAGPDDRPYWTDFLHRPAGFYTSIDRLTPQFNAVVLFASTRRVKRGYYTITFMELPGSEVTTDLSLDAAHYPIIASFVQMLAADIQAAPEQYLWTHRRWKHKRPVNE